A section of the Neorhizobium galegae bv. orientalis str. HAMBI 540 genome encodes:
- a CDS encoding extracellular solute-binding protein — translation MKNDVMHAMKPTRRAFLSGAAAGLAGLPILMSASGRALAADQQLVFWSQLAGSKKAAGEALEAAFKTAHAEIALQSSLYAEPSQLNEKMLTAINGNTGPDLIVQHWDYNLTYASGKKLVELGKALPSVKTADLDPSLLAYGRVNGGQYSMPLYGTSRGLGINRKLISEAGLNPDKGPQNWAELREWAKAVTKRPGGGMLQVSGIQLYQNDLEAFELFTLLLQGAGGSLLTADLSAPGFAGPEGVKALTFLQDLVVTDKITDAGFGVGPGGMANPFNQGRAAMLIAGNYSTNNALKAGVEFDVVPFPKESGGFTSLVDPFCFAVRAGAPNQEAALKLVEFAMSPEQQIAFAVASKNVPALKSAQQNKDVQADPYLSKFIKTASYAPPTAPATPVFPRMMSLVARGVQEVIFQKNTPDKALKAAADEVQTLLKKG, via the coding sequence ATGAAGAATGATGTCATGCATGCCATGAAGCCCACACGCCGCGCATTTCTGTCAGGCGCCGCTGCCGGCCTCGCGGGCCTGCCGATCCTGATGTCGGCTTCCGGCCGCGCACTTGCGGCCGACCAGCAACTGGTTTTCTGGTCTCAGCTCGCAGGCAGCAAGAAGGCCGCCGGCGAAGCGCTCGAAGCCGCTTTCAAGACCGCCCATGCGGAAATCGCGCTGCAATCCAGCCTTTATGCGGAACCGTCGCAGCTCAATGAAAAGATGCTGACGGCGATCAACGGCAATACCGGCCCGGATCTGATCGTTCAGCATTGGGACTACAATCTCACCTATGCTTCAGGCAAGAAGCTCGTCGAACTCGGCAAGGCGCTGCCGAGTGTGAAGACTGCGGATCTCGACCCCTCGCTGCTCGCCTACGGCCGTGTCAACGGCGGTCAGTATTCCATGCCGCTCTACGGCACTTCGCGCGGTCTTGGCATCAATCGCAAGCTCATCAGCGAAGCGGGCCTCAATCCGGACAAGGGGCCGCAGAACTGGGCCGAACTTCGCGAATGGGCAAAGGCCGTCACCAAGCGCCCCGGCGGCGGCATGCTGCAGGTGTCCGGCATCCAGCTCTATCAGAACGACCTCGAGGCCTTCGAACTATTCACGCTGCTGCTGCAGGGGGCGGGCGGTTCGTTGCTGACGGCGGATCTGTCGGCGCCGGGCTTTGCCGGTCCGGAAGGCGTCAAGGCGCTGACCTTCCTGCAAGACCTCGTCGTCACCGACAAGATCACCGATGCGGGCTTCGGCGTCGGCCCCGGCGGCATGGCCAACCCGTTCAACCAGGGACGCGCCGCGATGCTGATCGCGGGCAACTACTCCACCAATAACGCGCTGAAGGCAGGCGTCGAATTCGACGTCGTTCCCTTCCCGAAGGAGAGCGGTGGGTTCACATCGCTTGTCGATCCCTTCTGCTTCGCCGTCCGGGCAGGCGCACCGAACCAGGAAGCGGCCCTCAAGCTCGTCGAGTTTGCGATGTCGCCGGAACAGCAAATCGCCTTCGCGGTCGCCAGCAAGAACGTGCCGGCCCTGAAGTCCGCCCAGCAGAACAAGGACGTGCAGGCCGACCCCTACCTCTCCAAGTTCATCAAGACCGCGAGCTACGCCCCGCCGACCGCGCCGGCAACGCCGGTATTCCCCCGCATGATGTCGCTCGTCGCGCGTGGCGTTCAGGAGGTCATTTTCCAGAAGAACACGCCCGACAAGGCGCTGAAGGCGGCCGCGGACGAAGTGCAGACATTGCTGAAAAAGGGCTGA
- a CDS encoding carbohydrate ABC transporter permease — MALQNSTSRPIKTVSFHQNWSAYAFLAPALVILFLSLLLPAVATLLMSFTDVSFLKPTSFVGFDNYIKLFNDARFQQAVGNTIHYTIGVTFPTMVLGLLAAVALNQKVPGRMAFRTIFYLPVLTSLIAAAVVWAYVYEPYAGPLNGVLTRVGLPPQPWLQNPSLAMNSLIIMAIWRDFGTAMIIYLAGLQDIPNDLYEAARLDGAKGKDIFLRITVPMLSSVTFYLLIILIVQTFQVFGAIYVMTQGGPLGSTETVVYQMYQTAFGYTEFGYSAAMSTILFLTILVFSIIGTRIMRRKDV, encoded by the coding sequence ATGGCGCTTCAGAACTCGACATCCAGGCCGATCAAAACGGTCAGTTTTCATCAGAACTGGAGCGCCTACGCATTCCTCGCACCGGCGCTCGTCATCCTCTTCCTGTCGCTGCTGCTGCCGGCGGTGGCGACGCTGTTGATGAGCTTTACCGACGTCTCGTTCCTGAAGCCGACGAGTTTCGTCGGCTTCGACAACTACATCAAGCTTTTCAATGACGCCCGCTTCCAGCAGGCGGTCGGCAATACGATCCACTATACGATCGGCGTAACCTTCCCGACCATGGTGCTCGGCCTGCTGGCCGCGGTCGCGCTCAATCAAAAAGTGCCGGGGCGCATGGCTTTCCGGACGATCTTCTACCTGCCGGTTCTGACCTCGCTGATCGCGGCCGCCGTCGTCTGGGCCTATGTCTACGAGCCCTATGCCGGGCCGCTCAACGGTGTCCTGACCCGGGTCGGCCTGCCGCCGCAGCCGTGGCTTCAGAACCCCAGCCTTGCAATGAATTCGCTGATCATCATGGCGATCTGGCGTGACTTCGGCACTGCGATGATCATCTATCTGGCCGGTCTTCAGGATATCCCGAACGACCTCTACGAGGCGGCGCGCCTCGATGGGGCGAAGGGCAAGGATATCTTCCTGCGCATCACCGTGCCGATGCTGAGTTCCGTCACCTTCTACCTGCTGATCATCCTGATCGTGCAGACCTTCCAGGTGTTCGGCGCGATCTACGTGATGACGCAGGGCGGGCCGCTCGGCTCGACGGAAACCGTCGTCTACCAGATGTACCAGACGGCCTTCGGTTATACCGAATTCGGTTATAGCGCGGCCATGTCGACCATACTCTTCCTGACCATCCTGGTGTTCTCGATCATCGGGACCCGGATCATGCGGAGGAAAGACGTATGA
- a CDS encoding ABC transporter ATP-binding protein, producing the protein MARLELSNVSKSYGAFDAITDVSLAIEDGEFAVFVGPSGCGKSTLLRLIAGLDPISDGAIRIGADDVTRRPAGTRSVAMVFQSYALYPHMSVYDNIAFPLQMERRSKGDIRQQVEKAAGTVQLSTRLKDKPSKLSGGQRQRVAIARAIVRKPKIFLMDEPLSNLDAALRIEMRTELTQLHKELGATMVYVTHDQLEAMTMADRIVVLNGGRVEQVGRPMDLYHNPVNRFVAGFIGSPPMNMLRGKVKAIESEYYSFEAPGIGTIVIDGLAKRLKIGEEVVLGIRPEFLAPHPAGSEPLVKIGAVPRSVERLGAQTIVHSAIEGQNFTCVFAGDQVVEPGRELNVYCDAANIHVFDAAGITVSRN; encoded by the coding sequence TTGGCGCGGCTGGAGTTATCCAACGTTTCGAAAAGCTACGGGGCATTCGACGCCATTACGGACGTATCGCTTGCCATCGAGGACGGAGAATTTGCAGTTTTCGTCGGCCCGTCCGGTTGCGGCAAGTCCACGCTGCTGCGCCTGATCGCAGGTCTCGATCCGATCAGCGACGGCGCGATCAGAATTGGCGCGGATGACGTGACCCGCCGGCCTGCAGGTACGCGGAGTGTGGCGATGGTGTTCCAGTCCTACGCGCTCTATCCGCATATGAGCGTCTACGACAACATTGCCTTTCCGCTGCAGATGGAGCGCCGTTCGAAGGGCGACATCCGCCAGCAGGTCGAAAAGGCTGCCGGCACGGTGCAGCTTTCCACCCGGCTGAAGGACAAGCCGTCGAAGCTTTCGGGCGGCCAGCGGCAGCGTGTCGCGATCGCCCGAGCCATCGTCCGCAAGCCGAAAATCTTTTTGATGGACGAGCCGCTTTCCAATCTCGACGCGGCATTGCGCATCGAGATGCGCACCGAGCTCACCCAGCTCCATAAGGAGCTCGGCGCCACCATGGTCTACGTCACCCATGACCAGCTGGAGGCGATGACCATGGCCGACCGGATCGTGGTGTTGAATGGCGGCCGCGTCGAGCAGGTCGGCAGGCCGATGGATCTCTATCACAATCCGGTCAATCGTTTCGTCGCGGGCTTCATCGGCAGCCCGCCGATGAATATGTTGCGCGGCAAGGTGAAGGCGATCGAGAGCGAATATTATTCCTTCGAAGCCCCCGGCATCGGGACGATCGTGATCGACGGACTGGCGAAGCGCCTCAAGATCGGCGAGGAGGTCGTCCTCGGCATTCGTCCGGAATTCCTGGCGCCACATCCGGCCGGCAGCGAGCCGCTGGTGAAGATCGGCGCCGTGCCGCGGTCGGTCGAGAGGCTGGGTGCCCAGACGATCGTTCACAGCGCTATCGAGGGTCAGAATTTCACCTGCGTGTTTGCCGGCGACCAGGTCGTCGAGCCGGGCCGGGAGCTGAACGTTTATTGCGATGCGGCGAATATCCACGTCTTTGACGCTGCAGGGATTACGGTCAGCCGAAACTAA